One window from the genome of Cricetulus griseus strain 17A/GY chromosome 2, alternate assembly CriGri-PICRH-1.0, whole genome shotgun sequence encodes:
- the Ice1 gene encoding little elongation complex subunit 1 isoform X2, whose amino-acid sequence MMPGKTHPAAPGPADLPRCQGCATLQQNLNEYVEALIALKQKIINTDNLLTEYQKKCDELQFARRENSMLHHQVEQMLQKISPLQKCQEELGSLKAELEEKKSCLKLYQNTQQEYARVKEECLRSDAQKKKLEAKVKKLEEAAVKQTQDFKQLRNEKKILEKEFKKTQERFDEFSKQKNEKELRHIGTQISSDSHGSIDKRKVKVLLKELWLCVNTAHRLSGENSRRIPEKPVKGDSVSRASGEDELLPVPGSPARAADMRSFFTKLSMEMEGDFTSSDSAEDEQPSGVSPGMELACHEESHPEVSVQRPGDGKGTSIYDHEHFFDDDLQAAIDFFKLPPPLLSPVPSPPPTTSPHPGSLSSSLAPESYFAEGEFTDSSDSDSTPLRNSAELASENYTASYRNYCDLLEKLRRSDICMEKPRSQGVAQAVNRLAPVGFDSRRVTLGETPATSYLARGKHWTASPEAVRDREDVVERAEGKVAARETDKSVQRVRKGLLKHNRRPWGERASRSPARKKEARAGESEACSSPFGKRTFSELMESEGKTLSSKVLCSPQPDFTKWRLTGEFAPKSHRVMHSGHFQGKENDAQESTLGSGAAGRDHSASLPSPSTSVQEPLCSNPKASRLGFFNAGAPADVTCTNLHRSEQKSPTRTFNPFLQWSEPAARFPKENDPENSSSALSAKSKLGASTFSDWKSRDPEPLNVFKSTVQAHPLPQSVFQKPATSGQCGGRGPGTKLTLPKSDWTSLAPSQAGFTRRSPGSADNTSWHRSHILRRGGEGSPRATSEHQQKTRLQLEKAAPASQGSRLTAVQGPSGESTIPLELNTAAALLPNQVSVITKQARPERMQSTSLEQWQPRGSTLSPSADSSEESDATPSVSEYTGDGDPTAQGSEGVADEESPSPQVSVSWGKSSDSPSGSVPAENFGSTDKLPFSPGDHLIQNQRVMNELLQQRPRRSPHTTQSGAQRLEPGKLLPTEVPSRDCPTGQVPSGAHPQANAEAPVAARDSRSIPQNASTPPTVPTRALLRTPVPTGPICPSVLHSAGGKTRSTSQSSLSGASYCYTGIREQREDTEMEDEAFSCSEGEHEAEAVVGLRQQEAEATMGHRQQDAAAGDSWRHLGGLEAGVAGVRRALDVGDLTSALQGCNLSTFLYIDKLSTSEVVMFLESCQLREYSSRASVSECSSTEMNKEFKQSEIFRKNHGKRFHEEETFRASEEWFESEGDDSCVRNSNQHVCSPLEMSSDILTKTRDELDTNHGDSSEKDVEHVLFLKTRHSQAAEELIEENPPEEASNSMSHIVELPQPAAVDVVGSSPLSGRFDPERIQSRSEDETNYGGYPSTREEDLAEPAELLALSSDSTAPPRIEPSSACVTETAFRYQISAVTSEVISVLINKDQDVVIEKGDNWTIISGVAISPGMEQVVLCDTFDAFASQDLGGLDNGSMEKSPEASPAGPLPQEPLCGAQEDISSSGQSANFDKSRLRNRPVKPSIWIRSQMYDPTLETEKVASDHTYYNWKLEPLGKNKTRSKISNKDQSSKLAKTPGLNRGEVHLDEVPQPVPGKRTNTKMPSSQAQSTMAGVGVSTPPNCSPDTLSKIRQEVGPPLPPLLPPLIATPPRTSRPLSPLISSSSPSSLTSPAGRISPLRDIPGPPVLSPWPEELQQASPLDPSPSPSTAAATGRIVSSPLQFCAATPKHALPVPGRLPSCTPGHAAVSGPQENSVKILDTMYPELSARARTLSLLKGNMQLSRGSSVDGKVLPGRVSALIGLKAITSTSTAFVLTSGTSGGDGSQGKSQDRSVQQDAGGKRTLAASILRSAKRLRLESESPEPHTSQVTTEGAPEDPPGGISPVEVVTAEEEQTAALVCSPASQLHVNPQEMAESYNIAIARALRKIAESSFDLLPVIRSHVYVGNISKKPVMRDQEKEVVYEFSTTNKHLGEYLLRSILSELKIQKTSLDHSYIHALCRVYVGICRQLGDLERARLFCYSLLKEDFPESEKLTLFIANMWREVFLSQSAISQAMQLVARQRARGEVLNCLRAFLSWEKNAPIDVGIVVSKLLLTIQLCPKTEFQASEEFGEDLSANIWEYIFAIDLLCCHQRWIWTHDNIISKELWPVMDKWIKYRKGHSNIAYTPDVIVASVLRLIGRLGQLGLKEGFPTAVKNISSVIGMFIQHAQDEDIPWGVQLAAVYALCDLSPSNPAEISKILEAWRTQTSNTIPSAIVSCLEEVGSLSADGSAVSTSAGDSAP is encoded by the exons AGGCTGCTGTCAAGCAAACTCAGGACTTCAAGCAAttgagaaatgaaaagaaaatacttgaaaagGAATTTAAGAAGACACAG GAAAGGTTTGATGAATTTTCCAAACAGAAAAATGAGAAGG AGTTGAGACACATTGGAACACAGATCTCAAGTGACTCTCATGGAAGCATAGATAAAA GGAAGGTGAAAGTTCTCCTGAAAGAGCTTTGGCTCTGTGTGAACACTGCTCACAGGCTGTCTGGGGAGAACAGCAGGCGCATCCCAG AAAAACCTGTCAAAGGAGACAGTGTGTCCAGAGCCTCTGGGGAAGATGAGTTGCTCCCAGTGCCAGGCAGTCCTGCCAGGGCGGCTGATATGCGTTCTTTCTTCACCAAGTTGTCTATGGAGATGGAAGGTGACTTCACTTCCTCTGACAGCGCAGAAGACGAGCAGCCCAGTGGAGTAAGCCCTGGCATGGAGCTTGCTTGTCACGAGGAAAGTCATCCCGAAGTCTCAGTGCAGAGGCCTGGCGATGGCAAAGGGACCAGCATTTATGACCATGAACACTTCTTTGATGATGATCTTCAAGCTGCAATTGACTTCTTCAaacttccccctcctcttctgtctccagtGCCCTCACCTCCTCCAACCACATCACCACACCCGGGCTCTTTATCGTCCTCCCTAGCACCT GAATCCTACTTCGCAGAAGGAGAGTTCACAGATTCCAGCGACAGTGACTCTACCCCACTTAGAAACTCTGCGGAATTAGCTTCAGAAAATTACACAGCCAGTTATCGGAATTACTGTGACTTGCTGGAAAAACTTAGAAGGAGTGATATTTGCATGGAAAAGCCCAGGTCACAGGGAGTTGCCCAAGCTGTCAACAGGCTGGCACCTGTTGGATTTGATAGCCGAAGAGTAACATTGGGAGAAACCCCGGCCACATCTTACCTAGCTCGGGGAAAGCACTGGACAGCATCGCCTGAAGCTGTGAGGGATAGGGAAGATGTTGTAGAAAGGGCAGAAGGAAAGGTAGCGGCCCGGGAGACGGATAAATCTGTGCAAAGAGTCAGGAAAGGGCTGCTGAAGCATAACAGGAGACCATGGGGGGAGAGAGCATCCAGAAGCCCAGCCCGGAAGAAGGAAGCCAGAGCTGGAGAGTCAGAGGCTTGCTCTTCTCCTTTTGGCAAGAGGACATTCAGTGAACTCATGGAATCTGAAGGGAAAACCCTATCATCAAAAGTGCTGTGCTCACCCCAGCCAGACTTTACTAAGTGGAGACTTACTGGTGAATTTGCTCCCAAGTCACACCGTGTGATGCATTCTGGCCATTTTCAAGGAAAGGAGAACGATGCGCAGGAGTCTACTCTGGGATCAGGCGCAGCAGGGCGTGACCATTCAGCCAGTCTTCCTTCCCCGTCTACCTCTGTGCAAGAGCCTCTCTGCAGTAACCCCAAGGCTTCTCGGCTAGGGTTTTTCAATGCAGGGGCTCCAGCAGACGTAACCTGTACAAACCTGCATCGTTCAGAACAAAAGTCCCCAACTAGAACTTTCAACCCATTTCTTCAGTGGTCTGAGCCAGCAGCACgttttccaaaagaaaatgacCCAGAAAACAGCTCATCTGCTTTAAGTGCCAAGTCAAAATTAGGAGCATCTACATTTAGCGATTGGAAGAGCAGAGACCCGGAACCTTTAAACGTTTTTAAAAGTACAGTGCAGGCACACCCGCTCCCCCAGTCAGTATTTCAGAAGCCAGCCACAAGTGGGCAGTGTGGAGGCCGAGGTCCAGGCACTAAGCTCACTCTGCCTAAGTCAGACTGGACTTCATTAGCGCCCTCTCAGGCTGGCTTCACCAGGAGGAGCCCTGGTTCTGCTGACAATACCTCTTGGCACCGTAGCCATATACTGAGGAGAGGTGGTGAGGGCAGTCCCAGAGCTACCTCAGAACACCAGCAAAAGACCAGGCTTCAGCTAGAGAAGGCAGCACCGGCCTCACAGGGCAGCAGATTGACAGCTGTGCAGGGACCTTCTGGAGAAAGTACCATCCCTCTGGAACTCAACACAGCTGCTGCTTTGCTGCCAAACCAAGTGTCAGTCATAACAAAGCAGGCAAGACCCGAGAGGATGCAGAGTACCAGCCTGGAGCAATGGCAGCCACGTGGGAGCACATTGAGTCCTTCTGCAGACAGTAGTGAGGAGTCAGATGCCACGCCATCGGTATCAGAGTATACTGGAGATGGGGATCCCACAGCACAGGGCAGTGAGGGGGTAGCTGATGAGGAAAGCCCTTCTCCACAAGTTTCTGTGTCTTGGGGAAAATCAAGTGATTCTCCAAGTGGCTCTGTGCCAGCAGAGAATTTTGGTTCTACAGATAAGTTACCCTTTTCCCCTGGTGACCACCTCATCCAGAACCAGCGTGTAATGAATGAACTCTTGCAGCAGAGACCCAGGAGGTCTCCCCATACCACACAGTCAGGTGCCCAGAGGCTGGAGCCTGGGAAGCTACTTCCCACTGAGGTGCCATCCAGAGACTGTCCTACTGGACAGGTGCCCAGTGGAGCTCATCCCCAGGCAAACGCTGAGGCCCCTGTAGCTGCAAGAGATTCTCGTAGCATTCCACAGAATGCCAGCACACCTCCCACAGTGCCCACCAGAGCACTTCTCAGAACTCCTGTCCCCACCGGCCCTATCTGTCCTTCAGTTCTTCACAGTGCAGGTGGGAAGACACGGAGTACCTCCCAAAGTAGTCTTTCTGGGGCTTCCTACTGCTACACAGGtatcagagagcagagagaggataCTGAGATGGAGGATGAGGCCTTTAGCTGCAGTGAGGGAGAGCATGAGGCTGAAGCTGTAGTGGGGCTCAGACAGCAGGAGGCTGAAGCTACGATGGGGCACAGACAGCAGGATGCAGCAGCGGGAGACTCATGGAGACACTTGGGAGGCTTGGAGGCTGGGGTGGCTGGGGTCAGGCGTGCCTTGGATGTAGGCGATCTGACCTCAGCACTTCAAGGATGCAATTTAAGCACTTTTCTTTACATAGACAAGCTCTCCACATCAGAGGTGGTTATGTTTCTTGAAAGTTGTCAGTTAAGAGAGTATAGTTCCAGGGCCTCTGTTTCAGAATGTTCTAGCACAGAAATGAACAAAGAGTTCAAGCAAAGTGAAATCTTCAGAAAGAACCATGGGAAAAGGTTCCATGAAGAAGAAACATTCAGAGCCTCGGAAGAGTGGTTCGAGTCAGAGGGAGATGATTCCTGTGTCAGGAATTCAAACCAGCATGTTTGCAGTCCTCTGGAAATGTCATCTGATATTCTCACCAAAACCAGGGATGAACTGGATACAAACCATGGGGACTCCAGTGAGAAGGATGTTGAGCATGTCTTGTTCTTAAAGACGCGTCACAGCCAGGCAGCTGAAGAGCTGATAGAAGAAAACCCGCCTGAGGAAGCATCCAACTCCATGTCCCACATTGTAGAATTGCCCCAACCAGCCGCTGTGGATGTTGTAGGCAGCTCCCCACTGAGTGGCAGGTTTGACCCTGAGCGTATTCAGAGCAGATCTGAGGATGAGACCAATTATGGGGGgtaccccagcactagggaggaggacCTGGCAGAACCTGCGGAACTTTTGGCCCTGAGCTCTGACTCGACAGCTCCGCCAAGGATAGAGCCGAGCTCTGCCTGTGTGACAGAGACAGCATTTCGCTATCAGATCTCTGCAGTGACCTCAGAAGTCATAAGTGTGCTGATAAATAAGGACCAAGACGTCGTGATTGAAAAGGGGGATAACTGGACTATCATCAGTGGTGTCGCCATCTCTCCTGGCATGGAACAAGTAGTTCTTTGTGACACTTTTGATGCTTTCGCTTCACAGGATCTGGGAGGCCTAGACAATGGCTCTATGGAGAAATCCCCTGAAGCTAGTCCTGCTGGCCCTCTACCTCAAGAGCCTCTGTGTGGTGCCCAGGAGGATATTTCCAGCAGTGGTCAGAGTGCCAACTTCGATAAGAGCCGTCTTCGGAACAGACCTGTGAAGCCTAGCATCTGGATTCGCTCTCAGATGTATGATCCAACACTCGAGACGGAGAAAGTTGCATCCGATCACACGTATTATAACTGGAAATTAGAACCACTTGGTAAGAATAAGACTCGATCAAAGATTTCCAACAAAGATCAGTCAAGCAAACTAGCAAAGACTCCAGGACTCAACAGAGGGGAAGTGCATCTGGATGAAGTCCCTCAGCCAGTACCGGGGaaaagaacaaatacaaaaatgcCAAGCAGCCAAGCTCAGTCCACCATGGCTGGTGTAGGTGTTTCCACCCCTCCCAACTGTTCCCCTGATACTCTGAGCAAGATCCGGCAAGAAGTGGGGCCTCCACTGCCTCCTTTGCTCCCCCCACTGATAGCCACACCTCCAAGGACATCACGACCACTGTCCCCTCTCATATCAAGTTCTAGTCCGTCCTCACTGACCTCACCTGCCGGCCGCATCTCCCCTCTGCGTGACATTCCAGGGCCTCCTGTGTTGTCTCCGTGGCCGGAGGAACTCCAGCAGGCCTCCCCACTGGAtccctctccatccccgtctACGGCAGCAGCCACTGGAAGGATAGTGTCTTCCCCTCTGCAGTTCTGTGCTGCTACACCGAAGCATGCACTTCCCGTGCCCGGCCGGCTCCCATCCTGTACACCTGGCCATGCTGCTGTGAGTGGGCCCCAGGAAAATTCCGTTAAAATCCTTGACACAATGTACCCAGAGTTATCCGCCCGGGCCCGGACCCTCAGCCTCCTCAAAGGGAACATGCAACTGTCCCGAGGCTCCTCTGTGGATGGAAAGGTGTTGCCGGGGCGTGTCAGTGCTCTCATAGGACTCAAAGCTATCACCTCAACTTCTACTGCTTTTGTCCTAACGTCGGGCACCTCTGGTGGTGATGGTAGCCAAGGTAAGTCACAAGACCGGAGTGTCCAGCAAGATGCAGGTGGGAAAAGAACCCTGGCAGCATCCATACTGAGAAGTGCCAAAAGACTGCGTCTGGAGAGCGAGTCCCCAGAGCCTCATACCAGCCAGGTGACCACAGAAGGAGCCCCTGAGGACCCCCCAGGAGGAATCTCACCGGTCGAAGTTGTCACAGCTGAGGAAGAGCAAACTGCTGCCCTGGTCTGCAGCCCAGCATCTCAGCTGCATGTAAACCCACAGGAGATGGCAGAGTCGTACAACATAGCTATAGCTCGGGCCCTGAGGAAGATTGCTGAGTCCTCTTTTGACCTGCTTCCTGTCATTCGTAGTCACGTGTATGTGGGAAACATCTCCAAAAAGCCTGTCATGAGAGATCAAGAGAAGGAAGTTGTTTATGAATTTAGCACCACAAACAAG CATTTAGGAGAATACTTACTTCGCTCTATTCTCTCAGAGCTAAAGATTCAGAAGACATCTCTAGATCACAGTTACATCCATGCACTGTGCAGAGTATATGTGGGCATTTGTCGGCAACTTGGAGACTTGGAAAGAGCTCGCTTGTTCTGTTATAGCCTTCTGAAAGAAG ATTTTCCAGAATCTGAGAAGTTGACTCTATTCATTGCCAACATGTGGCGTGAAGTGTTTCTCTCCCAGTCAGCCATTAGTCAAGCGATGCAGCTGGTTGCCAGGCAGCGTGCCAGAGGCGAGGTTCTGAACTGCCTGAGAGCGTTCCTCAGCTGGGAAAAG AACGCTCCTATAGATGTTGGAATCGTGGTTTCTAAGCTGCTTTTGACCATACAGCTATGCCCCAAAACAGAATTTCAGGCGAGTGAAGAGTTTGGTGAAGACCTCAGTGCAAACATTTGGGAGTACATATTTGCTATTGATCTCCTCTGTTGCCACCAGAGGTGGATTTGGACACATGATAACATCATAAG TAAGGAGCTGTGGCCTGTAATGGATAAGTGGATCAAATACAGGAAAGGCCATTCTAACATCGCATACACCCCGGATGTTATTGTCGCATCTGTGCTGAGACTGATTG GTCGGTTAGGCCAGTTGGGTTTGAAGGAAGGATTTCCAACTGCCGTAAAGAATATCAGCTCGGTTATTGGTATGTTCATACAACATGCTCAGGATGAAG ATATTCCATGGGGCGTGCAGCTTGCAGCTGTCTATGCCCTTTGTGACTTGAGTCCTAGCAATCCAGCAGAGATATCCAAGATCCTGGAAGCTTGGCGGACACAGACTTCCAACACTATTCCATCTGCAATCgtcagctgcctggaagaggttggCTCCCTTAGTGCTGATGGCTCAGCTGTCTCCACAAGCGCAGGAGACTCTGCACCCTGA